The genomic window TCGTTTCGACGTAGTGGAGAACCCGAAGGCTCTGCAAAGCAAAATCTTTAAATTCGATTTCAACAATATAGTTTAAAGATCTCTCCACTCCGCGGTGCTTCGGTCGAGATGACGATTTTTCTATCAAAATCTATTAATGCCAATATAGTCTAAGGATCTATTTTAATTTATTCTTCTCAGATTGGCAAACGCTCTACTTAAATTTGTAGCGAGCTTCATGTTTCCTTGCAGCCAGTTGCTGTTTAGCCCCGGACGAGCGGCATCCCTGAAGCGCAGCGAAAGGATATAGCGGAGAACGGGAACAAACTTTAATAGCTGCTGTGACCATGCGCTCCAAAAAAACAATTTAAATCTTTTGTAAAGCATGTTTCGTGCTTTTCGGTTCCGGTAGTCCTTCTTTCTGCTATTATCTTTTTGTGATCGTTAGTCGGTATATTTTTGGTGGTGCAACAAAAAGGTAACCGCTGCAATAAGGTTTATTTAACAGAAGGCAGTGTAAAAAAAACAAAAAATTAATTCTTACTAAGGGAAAAGAATTAATTAGGCGTTTTGTATTTTCTTGCAGCCGGTTGCTGTTTAGCCCCGGACGAAGCGGCATCCCTGTAGCGCAGCGAAAGGATACAGCGGAGAACGGGAACAAATCTTAATAGTTGCTACTGCCCCTGCGCTTCAAAAACGAATCATTATTTTTTGAAAAAGTAGATTAGTTCTTTTTTGATGTATGCTAACTAAAACAAATCAATTGATCAACTGTTATCACTTAAATAAAATATAGCTGTCATGAAAAGAAAATTAGTAATGGGTTTATTAACGCTGGCCTTATTTGGAGGTGCAGCCTTAACCGTAAATGCTCAAGAAAAGAAAAAAACTGAAGTAGGTAAAGCATTAGATCATACAGGTAAAGCAATAAGTAAAGGTGCTAAATCTGTAGGTAATAAAACTGCCGAAGTAGCAGTAAAAGGCAGTTCGAAAGTTGCAGATAAAACCTGGAAAGGTAAAATGGCACCAGATGGGTCTGATGTTTATATCAATGCCAAGAATGAAAAATATTATGTGAACGCGAAAGGTGCTAAAATTTGGTTAAAAGCCAGCCAGATTAAAAACAGGCCAGAGCCTAAAAAGTAATAAAAAAATCCCGATAACCTTAATTATCGGGATTTTTTTTGCAATCAGTTTATAGGTTATAAATGAAGCCGCATGCTTTAGATTTTTAAAGTATAGATGCTATTTAAATACTGACTGTTAACATTGGGAAGTTCTTGAGGTGCATCAACTTTATCAATCAGTAATTTTTCAACCGCGCGATCATTCACCTTTAGGTTAAGCTCATAAAGCTTATCGCCCAGTTTAAGGTAAAAAGTATTATCAATGCTTTTGGCTTGATGCCCTATTTCATACGAAATGAGTTGATAATAATCCAATTTTAAGTTATTCGTATAAGTAAAGGGCTGCCGAATGTCGAAATGGAGTTGTTTAATTACATTACTGGCATCTTTCGAATAAAGCTGTATTTTGGTTTTGTCGAAGTAGCCTGCTGTATTGGCATTGAGTAAATCTACTCCGGCACCGTTTTTAATTACTAAACCTAAGGTTATATCATAACTAACAGGTGAGCAAGCACAAAGGCCTCCTCCTGGATCGAGCGTTTTTTTGCAGCTTATGCCGGTAATGAATAAAACTGCGAGTACAATTAGGATTTTTTTCATTTAAGATAAGTTTTTAGAGATCATGAGGTATTCCGAGCATTAGGGCTTTGAAAATCATGATGGTTTCATAGTTGGTTTTTGGCTTAAACGAGTGAATAGCGCTATTCGCTACAAAATGGAAATAGCGTATAAGCAAAAAGTCCAAAGGCAATGCCTTTGGACTTTTATATTTTCTTTTGTTTTTAAACTATAGTTCCGTATAAATCGAAATCTTCAGCCCGGTCAATTTTCACATTAACAAAGCTTCCGTTGGCGGCATAACCTGTAGCTGCATCGATTAAAACCTCATTGTCAACCTCAGGCGAATCAAATTCTGTTCTGCCTACAAAGAAATCGCCTTCTTTTTTATCTACCAGCACCTTAAAGGTTTTGCCTACTTTTTCTTGATTAATATCGAACGAAATACCTTGCTGTATTTCCATAATATCATCAACTCGTTGTTGTTTTACTTCATCCGGAATATCATCAACTAATGTATGTGCATGCGTTTTTTCTTCATGCGAATACGTAAAGCAACCCAAACGATCGAATTTGGTTTCAGCAACCCATTCCTTCATTTCTTCGAAATCATATTCTGTTTCGCCAGGATAACCACAGATTAGCGTGGTACGCATAGCGATGTTTGGTACTTTATCACGGATCTGATTGACTAAATCGATGGTTTTTTGTTTGGTAGTACCACGGCGCATCGATTTCAACATATTATCGGTAATGTGCTGTAATGGCATATCCAGGTATTTGCAGATGTTATCGCGCTCGTTCATGGCATCTAAAATTTCCATGGGGAAACCAGAAGGGTAGGCGTATTGCAAACGGATCCATTCGATTCCGGGAACATCCGATAAACGACGCATCAACTCATCTAACTTGCGCACACCATAAAGGTCTAAACCATAATAGGTAAGGTCCTGAGCAATTAAAATCAATTCTTTTGTGCCGTTTTTAGCTAGTATTTTAGCCTCGTTAACCAATTCTTCTATTGGTTTACTCAAGTGTTTGCCACGCATTAATGGGATGGCACAGAAAGAACACGGACGGTTACAGCCTTCGGCAATTTTGAAATAAGCGAAATGAGAAGGAGTGGTGAGCAAACGCTCGCCAATAAGTTCGTGCTTGTAATTGGCACCTAACTCATGTAAAATATTCTG from Flavobacterium sp. W4I14 includes these protein-coding regions:
- a CDS encoding ribosomal protein S12 methylthiotransferase (product_source=KO:K14441; cath_funfam=3.80.30.20; cog=COG0621; ko=KO:K14441; pfam=PF00919,PF04055,PF18693; smart=SM00729; superfamily=102114; tigrfam=TIGR01125), whose product is MNTKIVRSKSAIKQPKINVITLGCSKNIYDSEVLMGQLRGNNLNVVHESDKMGKDDIVVINTCGFIDNAKQESIDTILQFSELKEAGKIGKVVVTGCLSERYKPELESEITNVDAFFGTNDLQNILHELGANYKHELIGERLLTTPSHFAYFKIAEGCNRPCSFCAIPLMRGKHLSKPIEELVNEAKILAKNGTKELILIAQDLTYYGLDLYGVRKLDELMRRLSDVPGIEWIRLQYAYPSGFPMEILDAMNERDNICKYLDMPLQHITDNMLKSMRRGTTKQKTIDLVNQIRDKVPNIAMRTTLICGYPGETEYDFEEMKEWVAETKFDRLGCFTYSHEEKTHAHTLVDDIPDEVKQQRVDDIMEIQQGISFDINQEKVGKTFKVLVDKKEGDFFVGRTEFDSPEVDNEVLIDAATGYAANGSFVNVKIDRAEDFDLYGTIV
- a CDS encoding hypothetical protein (product_source=Hypo-rule applied), with the translated sequence MKKILIVLAVLFITGISCKKTLDPGGGLCACSPVSYDITLGLVIKNGAGVDLLNANTAGYFDKTKIQLYSKDASNVIKQLHFDIRQPFTYTNNLKLDYYQLISYEIGHQAKSIDNTFYLKLGDKLYELNLKVNDRAVEKLLIDKVDAPQELPNVNSQYLNSIYTLKI
- a CDS encoding 5-formaminoimidazole-4-carboxamide-1-beta-D-ribofuranosyl 5'-monophosphate synthetase (product_source=COG1759; cath_funfam=3.40.50.20; cleavage_site_network=SignalP-noTM; cog=COG1759; superfamily=52440; transmembrane_helix_parts=Outside_1_4,TMhelix_5_24,Inside_25_114); translation: MKRKLVMGLLTLALFGGAALTVNAQEKKKTEVGKALDHTGKAISKGAKSVGNKTAEVAVKGSSKVADKTWKGKMAPDGSDVYINAKNEKYYVNAKGAKIWLKASQIKNRPEPKK